A window of Auraticoccus monumenti contains these coding sequences:
- a CDS encoding class I SAM-dependent methyltransferase, translating into MTTYQHPLAYLLAMEGLALLRGWSGERDEAFTRDRLAEVRRLLDDPSLTSHPGVRVARGSAAEGYRQWAPGYDQPNGLFDLDEPFVAEVVDPLPPGVALDAACGTGRLTELLHRRGHRVVGVDASPEMLELARSRVPGARFEVGDLTRLPLPDASVDLAVCGLALSHLPDLGPAVAELARVLRPSGHLVVTDVHHELVRRGSVVPSLGPGGEPGLVPTYQHTPGDFLRAALPRGLEVRRCEEPGASREEVSPSATGPAPATEGADLGQWDVWPWSLMPLLPAATAAAWDTPSTILWHFQRAA; encoded by the coding sequence GTGACCACCTACCAGCACCCCCTGGCCTACCTGCTCGCGATGGAGGGGCTGGCGCTGCTGCGCGGCTGGTCCGGTGAGCGCGACGAGGCCTTCACCCGTGACCGCCTGGCCGAGGTCCGCCGCCTGCTGGACGACCCGTCGCTGACGTCTCACCCCGGGGTCCGGGTGGCTCGCGGCTCGGCCGCCGAGGGCTACCGGCAGTGGGCCCCGGGCTACGACCAGCCCAACGGCCTGTTCGACCTGGACGAGCCCTTCGTCGCCGAGGTGGTCGACCCGCTGCCGCCCGGGGTGGCCCTGGACGCCGCCTGCGGCACCGGACGCCTGACCGAGCTGCTGCACCGGCGCGGGCACCGGGTGGTGGGGGTGGACGCCTCACCGGAGATGCTGGAGCTGGCCCGGAGCCGGGTGCCCGGGGCCCGCTTCGAGGTCGGCGACCTCACCCGGCTCCCGCTGCCCGACGCCTCGGTCGACCTGGCGGTCTGCGGGCTGGCGCTCTCCCACCTGCCCGACCTCGGCCCGGCGGTGGCCGAGCTGGCCCGGGTGCTGCGCCCCTCGGGCCACCTCGTGGTCACCGACGTCCACCACGAGCTGGTCCGCCGTGGCTCGGTCGTCCCCTCCCTCGGGCCCGGGGGCGAGCCGGGCCTGGTGCCCACCTACCAGCACACCCCCGGGGACTTCCTCCGCGCGGCGCTGCCCCGGGGGCTGGAGGTGCGGCGCTGCGAGGAGCCGGGCGCGTCCCGCGAGGAGGTGTCCCCGTCGGCCACCGGCCCGGCACCGGCCACCGAGGGTGCCGACCTCGGGCAGTGGGACGTCTGGCCGTGGTCGCTGATGCCGCTGCTGCCCGCGGCCACGGCCGCCGCCTGGGACACTCCGTCCACCATCCTCTGGCACTTCCAGCGCGCCGCGTGA
- a CDS encoding glycine hydroxymethyltransferase yields the protein MTDPLIPSVNDAYRATLQVVESVEPRIAGAIRSELHDQRASLKLIASENYASPAVLLTMGNWLSDKYAEGTIGHRFYAGCQNVDTVESIAAEHARELFGAEYAYVQPHSGIDANLVAFWSILAHRVEQPELAEAGVRQVNELSEDAWEVLRKKFGEQRMLGMSLDAGGHLTHGFRPNISGKMFQQRSYGTNPETGLVDYDQVAAAAREFRPLILIAGYSAYPRRIDFARMREIADEVGATFMVDMAHFAGLVAGKVFTGDEDPVPFADVVTTTTHKSLRGPRGGLVLATGEYAPSVDRGCPMVLGGPLSHVMAAKAVALAEARQPSFQTYAQQVADNAKTLADGLMRRGAKLVTDGTDNHLVLIDVSGYGLTGRQAESALLEAGVVTNRNAVPSDPNGAWYTSGVRLGTPALTSRGFGGAEFEQVADLITSVLSSTTPATASNGQPGKARYVLADGVAEGTRARIAELLEANPLYPGLEL from the coding sequence GTGACCGATCCCCTCATCCCGTCCGTGAACGACGCCTACCGCGCCACGCTGCAGGTGGTGGAGTCCGTGGAGCCCCGCATCGCCGGCGCCATCCGCTCCGAGCTCCACGACCAGCGGGCCTCGCTGAAGCTGATCGCCTCGGAGAACTACGCCTCCCCCGCGGTGCTGCTGACGATGGGCAACTGGCTGAGCGACAAGTACGCCGAGGGGACGATCGGGCACCGCTTCTACGCCGGCTGCCAGAACGTCGACACCGTCGAGTCGATCGCCGCCGAGCACGCCCGCGAGCTCTTCGGCGCCGAGTACGCCTACGTCCAGCCGCACTCCGGCATCGACGCCAACCTGGTGGCGTTCTGGTCCATCCTGGCCCACCGCGTCGAGCAGCCCGAGCTGGCCGAGGCCGGCGTCCGTCAGGTCAACGAGCTCTCCGAGGACGCCTGGGAGGTGCTGCGGAAGAAGTTCGGCGAGCAGCGGATGCTCGGCATGAGCCTGGACGCCGGCGGCCACCTCACCCACGGGTTCCGTCCCAACATCTCCGGCAAGATGTTCCAGCAGCGCTCCTACGGCACGAACCCCGAGACCGGTCTGGTCGACTACGACCAGGTGGCCGCCGCCGCCCGGGAGTTCCGCCCGCTGATCCTGATCGCGGGCTACTCCGCCTACCCGCGCCGGATCGACTTCGCCCGGATGCGTGAGATCGCCGACGAGGTCGGGGCCACCTTCATGGTCGACATGGCCCACTTCGCCGGTCTGGTCGCCGGCAAGGTGTTCACCGGCGACGAGGACCCGGTGCCGTTCGCCGACGTCGTCACCACCACCACCCACAAGTCGCTGCGCGGTCCGCGCGGCGGTCTGGTGCTGGCCACCGGGGAGTACGCGCCCAGCGTCGACCGCGGCTGCCCGATGGTGCTCGGCGGCCCGCTCTCCCACGTGATGGCGGCCAAGGCCGTCGCCCTGGCCGAGGCCCGCCAGCCCTCCTTCCAGACCTACGCCCAGCAGGTCGCCGACAACGCCAAGACCCTGGCCGACGGCCTGATGCGGCGGGGGGCCAAGCTGGTCACCGACGGCACCGACAACCACCTGGTGCTGATCGACGTCAGCGGCTACGGGCTGACCGGCCGCCAGGCCGAGTCCGCCCTGCTGGAGGCCGGTGTGGTGACCAACCGCAACGCCGTGCCGAGCGACCCCAACGGCGCCTGGTACACCTCCGGCGTCCGCCTCGGCACCCCGGCGCTGACCTCGCGCGGCTTCGGCGGCGCGGAGTTCGAGCAGGTCGCGGACCTGATCACCTCGGTGCTGTCCTCGACGACCCCGGCCACCGCCAGCAACGGTCAGCCCGGCAAGGCCAGGTACGTGCTGGCCGACGGCGTGGCCGAGGGCACCCGCGCCCGCATCGCCGAGCTGCTCGAGGCCAACCCGCTGTACCCCGGTCTGGAGCTCTGA
- a CDS encoding sulfite exporter TauE/SafE family protein, with protein sequence MAVAAVGVGFAKTAIGGLGTLAVAVFALVLPARESTAALLLVLLVGDVVAVTRYRRDVDWRLIRGLLPGLLPGLVLGTWLLSVLSDTAMQRGLGVILLLLTGLQLAMRRRRAGSDAPVRPWPWPARLGVGTAAGTTTMVANAGGPVMALYLLGQAVEKKRFVGTNAWFFFLINLTKLPFSAGLGLLEPRLLLLALVLAPCVLVGAALGITLIKRIRQQAFELAVLGAAALSAVVLLVT encoded by the coding sequence CTGGCCGTCGCGGCCGTCGGCGTCGGCTTCGCCAAGACCGCCATCGGCGGGCTGGGCACGCTGGCCGTCGCCGTCTTCGCCCTCGTGCTGCCCGCCCGGGAGTCCACCGCGGCGCTGCTGCTGGTGCTGCTGGTGGGCGACGTGGTCGCCGTCACCCGCTACCGCCGCGACGTCGACTGGCGGCTGATCCGCGGGCTGCTGCCGGGTCTGCTGCCCGGGCTGGTGCTGGGCACCTGGCTGCTGTCGGTGCTCAGCGACACCGCCATGCAGCGCGGCCTCGGCGTCATCCTGCTGCTGCTCACCGGTCTGCAGCTGGCCATGCGGCGCCGCCGCGCCGGCTCGGACGCCCCCGTCCGGCCGTGGCCGTGGCCGGCGCGGCTGGGCGTCGGCACCGCCGCCGGGACCACCACCATGGTGGCCAACGCCGGGGGCCCGGTGATGGCGCTCTACCTGCTCGGGCAGGCGGTGGAGAAGAAGCGGTTCGTGGGCACCAACGCCTGGTTCTTCTTCCTCATCAACCTCACCAAGCTGCCCTTCAGTGCCGGCCTGGGGCTGCTCGAGCCGCGGCTGCTGCTGCTCGCGCTGGTGCTGGCCCCGTGCGTCCTGGTCGGGGCGGCGCTGGGGATCACGCTGATCAAGCGGATCCGCCAGCAGGCCTTCGAGCTGGCCGTGCTCGGTGCCGCCGCGCTCAGCGCCGTGGTGCTGCTGGTCACCTGA
- the yczR gene encoding MocR-like transcription factor YczR, producing MQRTISATRVATLLGDGWTSPAYEHLAGRLRAAVDDGRIAAGARLPSERELTSRVDVSRTTVTRAYGLLREQGYLESRRGSGSVVRHPAVAGGRVDHLLSPSGGAEDDIDLTCTAPVAPPGVVDAYARALEQLGGYLPGTGYYPSGLPVLREALAARFTARGLPTDPDQVLVTSGALAGVAIAVRALLEAGDRVVVENPTYPNAIATLEGARARAVAHPVHHREHGDEWDTGGLATLVRQVGARAAYLVPDFHNPTAALMDTDQRHRVATVLSRARVVPIVDESLVDLALDGQQVPVPLGRLVPDAVTVGSASKSFWGGLRIGWLRAPRARMADVAASRLRLDLGAPVLEQLVAVELLARAEELVAEQRRRLREGRDLLHAAVTAALPDWRVDVPTGGMALWCELPVPRSTALCVAAARHGLRLAAAPNFAVTGGLESWLRLPYSAPADQLAQVAPRLAPAWEEALADPSRRGGEPVAMIA from the coding sequence GTGCAGCGCACCATCTCCGCCACCCGGGTGGCGACCCTGCTGGGCGACGGCTGGACCTCACCCGCCTACGAGCACCTGGCCGGCCGGCTCCGGGCCGCGGTCGACGACGGCCGGATCGCCGCTGGTGCCCGGCTGCCCAGCGAGCGGGAGCTCACCTCCCGGGTCGACGTCAGCCGCACCACCGTCACCCGCGCCTACGGGCTGCTCCGCGAGCAGGGCTACCTGGAGTCCCGGCGGGGATCGGGCAGCGTGGTCCGCCACCCCGCCGTGGCCGGTGGCCGGGTGGACCACCTGCTGAGCCCCTCCGGCGGGGCCGAGGACGACATCGACCTCACCTGCACCGCCCCCGTCGCCCCGCCCGGCGTGGTCGACGCCTACGCCCGCGCGCTGGAGCAGCTCGGCGGCTACCTGCCCGGCACCGGGTACTACCCCTCGGGCCTGCCGGTGCTGCGCGAGGCGCTGGCGGCCCGGTTCACCGCCCGCGGCCTGCCCACCGACCCCGACCAGGTGCTGGTCACCTCCGGGGCGCTGGCCGGGGTGGCCATCGCCGTCCGCGCCCTGCTCGAGGCCGGGGACCGGGTGGTGGTGGAGAACCCGACCTACCCCAACGCGATCGCCACCCTGGAGGGCGCGCGGGCGCGGGCGGTCGCGCACCCGGTGCACCACCGCGAGCACGGCGACGAGTGGGACACCGGGGGCCTGGCCACCCTCGTCCGCCAGGTCGGGGCCCGGGCGGCCTACCTGGTGCCGGACTTCCACAACCCCACCGCGGCGCTGATGGACACCGACCAGCGTCACCGGGTGGCCACCGTGCTGTCCCGGGCCCGGGTGGTGCCCATCGTGGACGAGTCCCTGGTCGACCTCGCCCTGGACGGGCAGCAGGTGCCGGTCCCGCTCGGGCGGCTGGTCCCCGACGCGGTCACCGTGGGCAGCGCCAGCAAGAGCTTCTGGGGCGGTCTGCGGATCGGTTGGCTGCGCGCCCCCCGGGCCCGGATGGCCGACGTCGCCGCCAGCCGGCTGCGGCTCGACCTAGGGGCCCCGGTGCTGGAGCAGCTGGTCGCGGTGGAGCTGCTGGCCCGGGCCGAGGAGCTGGTCGCCGAGCAGCGTCGCCGGCTCCGCGAGGGACGCGACCTGCTGCACGCCGCCGTCACCGCCGCGCTGCCCGACTGGCGGGTGGACGTCCCCACCGGCGGCATGGCGCTGTGGTGCGAGCTCCCCGTGCCGCGCTCGACCGCCCTCTGCGTGGCTGCGGCCCGGCACGGGCTAAGGCTGGCCGCCGCCCCGAACTTCGCCGTCACCGGGGGGTTGGAGTCCTGGCTGCGGCTGCCCTACTCCGCCCCCGCCGACCAGCTGGCCCAGGTGGCGCCCCGGCTGGCGCCGGCCTGGGAGGAGGCCCTGGCCGACCCGAGCCGCCGCGGCGGGGAGCCGGTGGCGATGATCGCCTGA
- the yczE gene encoding membrane protein YczE, producing the protein MPSSTTTRPALADLGPIQQLRAGRLARRLTQLGLGLVLYGISLAMIVRGALGSAPWDVLHQGLSARLSLSVGTLIIVVSVAVLALWIPLRQRPGLGTIANAVVVGVVVDVVLALVEPVGSLAWRVVLLAAGVLLNGAATALYIGAQLGPGPRDGLMTGLARRTGRSIRLVRTVLEVAVVLAGWALGGPLGLGTVLYALAIGPVAQAVLPWVTVRLPARPSASPSAPDPGDGSLGA; encoded by the coding sequence ATGCCCTCCAGCACGACCACGCGTCCCGCCCTCGCCGACCTCGGCCCGATCCAGCAGCTGAGGGCCGGTCGCCTCGCCCGCCGGCTGACCCAGCTGGGCCTCGGGCTCGTCCTCTACGGGATCTCGCTGGCCATGATCGTGCGGGGCGCCCTCGGCTCGGCCCCGTGGGACGTGCTGCACCAGGGGCTGTCGGCGCGGCTCTCGCTCAGCGTGGGCACCCTGATCATCGTGGTCTCGGTGGCGGTGCTCGCCCTGTGGATCCCGCTGCGGCAGCGGCCCGGGCTGGGGACGATCGCGAACGCGGTGGTGGTCGGCGTCGTCGTCGACGTGGTGCTGGCGCTGGTCGAGCCGGTCGGGTCGCTGGCGTGGCGGGTGGTGCTGCTGGCGGCGGGGGTGCTGCTCAACGGCGCGGCCACCGCCCTCTACATCGGCGCCCAGCTCGGCCCGGGTCCGCGCGACGGGCTGATGACCGGTCTGGCCCGGCGCACCGGACGCTCCATCCGGCTGGTCCGCACCGTGCTGGAGGTGGCCGTCGTGCTGGCCGGGTGGGCGCTCGGCGGGCCGCTCGGCCTGGGGACGGTGCTCTACGCCCTGGCCATCGGACCCGTCGCGCAGGCGGTGCTGCCGTGGGTGACCGTCCGCCTCCCCGCCCGGCCCAGCGCGTCCCCCAGCGCGCCCGACCCCGGTGATGGTTCGCTGGGGGCATGA
- a CDS encoding TIGR03885 family FMN-dependent LLM class oxidoreductase produces the protein MTRLGFHASHEQLDPRQLLRDVQHAEQAGFAMAMCSDHLGPWSERQGHSGYAWSWLGAALATTGLSFGTVCAPGVRYHPAVVAQKIATLGQMFPGRFWVALGSGEASNEHVTGQRWPAKDVRDDRRDECVAVIRALLAGEEVSHDGLVTVDRARVWERAEPTPLLIAPVVSVESAARVAAWADGIVTINQPVDVLKRLLDTYREAGGRGTASLQVHLSWARTEEEAEAIAFDQWRTNVFSEPVNWDTETPAGFDAAAEHVGMESVRAAVRISADPGQHAAWLAEYAGLGFEDVYLHHVGQQQSGFIDVFGDSVLPQLHGAVGTR, from the coding sequence ATGACGCGTCTCGGTTTCCACGCCTCGCACGAGCAGCTCGACCCGCGCCAGCTGCTGCGCGACGTCCAGCACGCCGAGCAGGCCGGCTTCGCCATGGCTATGTGCTCGGACCACCTCGGCCCCTGGAGCGAGCGGCAGGGCCACTCCGGCTACGCCTGGTCCTGGCTGGGGGCCGCGCTGGCCACCACGGGGCTCTCCTTCGGCACGGTCTGCGCGCCCGGCGTCCGCTACCACCCGGCGGTGGTGGCGCAGAAGATCGCCACCCTGGGTCAGATGTTCCCAGGCCGGTTCTGGGTCGCGCTGGGTAGCGGCGAGGCGTCCAACGAGCACGTGACGGGTCAGCGCTGGCCCGCCAAGGACGTCCGCGATGACCGCCGCGACGAGTGCGTGGCGGTGATCCGGGCGCTGCTGGCCGGGGAGGAGGTCAGCCACGACGGGCTGGTCACCGTCGACCGGGCCCGGGTCTGGGAGCGGGCCGAACCGACCCCGCTGCTGATCGCCCCGGTGGTCAGCGTGGAGTCCGCCGCCCGGGTGGCCGCCTGGGCCGACGGGATCGTCACCATCAACCAGCCGGTGGACGTGCTGAAGCGGCTGCTGGACACCTACCGCGAGGCAGGTGGGCGCGGGACGGCGTCGCTGCAGGTGCACCTGTCGTGGGCCCGCACCGAGGAGGAGGCCGAGGCGATCGCCTTCGACCAGTGGCGGACCAACGTCTTCTCCGAGCCGGTGAACTGGGACACCGAGACGCCGGCCGGCTTCGACGCCGCGGCCGAGCACGTCGGGATGGAGTCGGTGCGCGCGGCCGTCCGCATCTCGGCCGACCCCGGCCAGCACGCGGCCTGGCTGGCGGAGTACGCCGGGCTGGGTTTCGAGGACGTCTACCTGCACCACGTGGGGCAGCAGCAGAGCGGCTTCATCGACGTCTTCGGTGACTCGGTTCTCCCGCAGCTGCACGGTGCGGTGGGCACCCGATGA
- a CDS encoding alpha-amylase family protein, whose protein sequence is MRITDTSDLWWKSAVVYCLDVETFYDADGDGVGDLAGLAQRIDYLAELGINCLWLMPFYPSPDRDDGYDVTDFYGVDPRLGDHGRLVEVIRTAHDRGIRVIVDLLINHTSDAHPWFRSARESVDSPHRDYYVWRDTEPPDTSAEVVFPDQEDSIWEHDERTGQWYLHHFYRHQPDLNVGNPAVVDELMRVIGFWLELGVDGFRVDAVPFFVEDVETAESHLAGDPHQVLKELRAFLGRRRGDAVLLGEVNLPYEAQTTYFGGGDGDELQMMFDFVTMQASYLAMARGEAAPLAAALAGRPELHPRCQWATFLRNHDELTLDQLSEEERQEVFAAFGPEESMQVYDRGLKRRLPTMLGGDPRRVRLAYSLMFSLPGTPSIYYGEEIGMGEDLQAAGRMAVRTPMQWSRARNGGFSAAEPEQLIQRVVPDGYGPEHVNAADQRHDPDSLFSFIKALVAVRRSCPELGWGTFALIEQPHPSVLAHRCDLDEVSMVAVHNLGPDPVTLSLDVCRAGDGTEALDVLSHQLVAAGDECLELVLEGYGHRWLRLRPEGALDLP, encoded by the coding sequence ATGAGGATCACCGACACCAGCGACCTGTGGTGGAAGAGCGCGGTCGTCTACTGCCTGGACGTGGAGACCTTCTACGACGCCGACGGTGACGGCGTCGGCGACCTGGCCGGGCTGGCCCAGCGGATCGACTACCTGGCCGAGCTCGGCATCAACTGCCTGTGGCTGATGCCGTTCTACCCCAGCCCCGACCGCGACGACGGCTACGACGTCACCGACTTCTACGGCGTCGACCCCCGCCTGGGCGACCACGGGCGCCTGGTCGAGGTGATCCGGACCGCGCACGACCGCGGCATCCGGGTCATCGTCGACCTGCTGATCAACCACACCTCCGACGCCCACCCCTGGTTCCGCTCGGCGAGGGAGAGCGTGGACAGCCCCCACCGCGACTACTACGTGTGGCGCGACACCGAGCCCCCGGACACCTCCGCCGAGGTCGTCTTCCCCGACCAGGAGGACTCGATCTGGGAGCACGACGAGCGCACCGGGCAGTGGTACCTGCACCACTTCTACCGCCACCAGCCCGACCTGAACGTCGGCAACCCGGCGGTGGTCGACGAGCTGATGCGGGTGATCGGGTTCTGGCTGGAGCTCGGTGTCGACGGGTTCCGGGTCGACGCGGTGCCCTTCTTCGTCGAGGACGTGGAGACCGCGGAGAGCCACCTGGCCGGGGACCCGCACCAGGTGCTGAAGGAGCTGCGGGCCTTCCTCGGTCGGCGCCGCGGGGACGCCGTGCTGCTCGGCGAGGTCAACCTGCCCTACGAGGCGCAGACCACCTACTTCGGCGGCGGCGACGGTGACGAGCTGCAGATGATGTTCGACTTCGTCACCATGCAGGCCAGCTACCTGGCGATGGCCCGCGGCGAGGCCGCCCCGCTGGCCGCGGCCCTGGCCGGACGTCCGGAGCTGCACCCCCGCTGCCAGTGGGCCACGTTCCTGCGCAACCACGACGAGCTGACCCTGGACCAGCTCAGCGAGGAGGAGCGGCAGGAGGTCTTCGCCGCCTTCGGGCCCGAGGAGTCGATGCAGGTCTACGACCGCGGGCTCAAGCGCCGGCTGCCCACGATGCTGGGCGGCGACCCCCGGCGCGTCCGGCTGGCGTACTCGCTGATGTTCTCCCTCCCCGGCACGCCCTCGATCTACTACGGCGAGGAGATCGGGATGGGGGAGGACCTGCAGGCGGCGGGCCGGATGGCCGTCCGCACCCCGATGCAGTGGAGCCGGGCGCGCAACGGCGGGTTCTCCGCCGCCGAGCCCGAGCAGCTGATCCAGCGGGTGGTCCCGGACGGCTACGGCCCCGAGCACGTCAACGCCGCCGACCAGCGGCACGACCCGGACTCGCTGTTCTCCTTCATCAAGGCCCTGGTCGCCGTGCGCCGCAGCTGCCCCGAGCTGGGCTGGGGGACCTTCGCCCTGATCGAGCAGCCGCACCCCTCGGTGCTGGCCCACCGCTGCGACCTCGACGAGGTGTCCATGGTGGCGGTGCACAACCTGGGTCCGGACCCGGTCACGCTGTCGCTGGACGTGTGTCGCGCCGGGGACGGCACCGAGGCCCTGGACGTCCTGAGCCACCAGCTGGTCGCCGCCGGCGACGAGTGCCTGGAGCTGGTGCTGGAGGGCTACGGCCACCGCTGGCTGAGGCTGCGGCCCGAGGGTGCGCTGGACCTGCCCTGA
- a CDS encoding pyridoxal phosphate-dependent aminotransferase, with amino-acid sequence MPTSEPLVERMRGFGTTVFAEMSLLAARTGALNLGQGFPDTDGPPEVLEEAQRAIRDGVNQYPPGTGHVVLREAVARHQQEWYGLTYDPATEVLITTGATEGVSAALLALCETGDEVVALDPTYDSYAAAATMARAVLRPVTLRPPDFALDLDALRAAITPRTRVLLVNSPHNPTGRVLTEAELAGIAALAVEHDLWVVCDEVYEHLTFDGHVHRPLAGFPGMRERTVLVSSAGKTFNVTGWKIGWVCAPPALVTAVNATKQFLTFSGGAPFQPAVALGLGLPRERFAEIRDRLQAGRDLLTEGLRRAGLEVFGAQGTYFVNVDIASIGETDGIAFCRGLPDRVGVVAVPTQVFHADPASAATLVRFAFCKRPEVLAEAAERLARL; translated from the coding sequence GTGCCCACCTCTGAGCCCCTGGTCGAGCGGATGCGTGGTTTCGGGACCACCGTCTTCGCCGAGATGTCGCTGCTGGCCGCACGGACCGGCGCGCTGAACCTGGGGCAGGGGTTCCCCGACACCGACGGTCCGCCCGAGGTGCTCGAGGAGGCCCAGCGGGCCATCCGCGACGGCGTCAACCAGTACCCGCCGGGGACCGGGCACGTGGTGCTGCGCGAGGCCGTGGCCCGGCACCAGCAGGAGTGGTACGGGCTGACCTACGACCCGGCGACCGAGGTGCTGATCACCACCGGGGCCACCGAGGGGGTGTCGGCCGCCCTGCTCGCGCTCTGCGAGACCGGTGACGAGGTGGTGGCCCTCGACCCCACCTACGACTCCTACGCCGCGGCGGCCACGATGGCCCGGGCCGTGCTCCGGCCCGTCACCCTGCGACCTCCCGACTTCGCCCTCGACCTGGACGCGCTCCGGGCCGCGATCACGCCGCGGACCCGGGTGCTGCTGGTCAACAGCCCGCACAACCCCACCGGCCGGGTGCTCACCGAGGCCGAGCTGGCCGGCATCGCCGCGCTGGCCGTCGAGCACGACCTGTGGGTGGTGTGCGACGAGGTGTACGAGCACCTCACCTTCGACGGGCACGTGCACCGCCCGCTGGCCGGCTTCCCCGGCATGCGGGAGCGGACCGTGCTGGTCTCCTCGGCCGGGAAGACCTTCAACGTCACCGGCTGGAAGATCGGCTGGGTGTGCGCGCCCCCGGCGCTGGTGACCGCGGTGAACGCCACCAAGCAGTTCCTCACCTTCTCCGGCGGGGCGCCGTTCCAGCCCGCCGTGGCCCTCGGGCTGGGGCTGCCGCGGGAGCGGTTCGCGGAGATCCGGGACCGGCTGCAGGCGGGCCGCGACCTGCTCACCGAGGGGCTGCGCCGCGCCGGCCTCGAGGTGTTCGGCGCCCAGGGCACCTACTTCGTCAACGTGGACATCGCCTCGATCGGGGAGACCGACGGCATCGCCTTCTGCCGCGGGCTGCCCGACCGCGTCGGCGTCGTCGCCGTCCCGACCCAGGTCTTCCACGCCGACCCGGCGTCCGCCGCCACCCTCGTCCGCTTCGCCTTCTGCAAGCGCCCCGAGGTCCTGGCCGAGGCCGCCGAGCGCCTCGCCCGCCTCTGA
- a CDS encoding DUF559 domain-containing protein: MAIPVVRATRLAAEGYTRSRVEALVAEGRLIRLGPWLATPDAPPSALSELRQGLRLTCVSAAEVHGLWTPPVAGLHVFGRRGGRAQQLARDVKLHRPEPRRWPEEPVAPLELTLQHAVGCLGPRDAAVLFESALHRGLLGRSQLASVLARLPRRAAEPLSRVRSDAESGTETRVRWWLEESRHRVRAQVRIPAVGRVDILVGERLVIECDSVAHHTGLDTYAADRRRDLELRRRGYLVIRLTWEQVFLDWPATQRALSEVLRRGDHRTRVLM, encoded by the coding sequence ATGGCGATCCCGGTGGTCAGGGCGACCAGGTTGGCGGCGGAGGGCTACACCCGCAGCAGGGTCGAGGCCCTGGTGGCGGAGGGGCGGCTGATACGGCTGGGACCCTGGTTGGCCACCCCCGACGCGCCGCCGTCAGCGCTCAGCGAACTGCGGCAGGGGCTGCGGCTGACCTGCGTCAGCGCGGCTGAGGTGCACGGGCTCTGGACCCCGCCCGTGGCAGGCCTCCACGTCTTCGGTAGACGTGGGGGCCGGGCGCAGCAGCTGGCCCGTGATGTGAAGCTGCACCGCCCGGAGCCGCGTCGCTGGCCGGAGGAGCCCGTCGCGCCGCTGGAGCTGACGCTGCAGCACGCGGTCGGCTGCCTGGGTCCGCGGGACGCGGCGGTCCTGTTCGAGTCCGCCCTCCACCGTGGGTTGCTCGGGCGCTCGCAGCTCGCCTCGGTGCTGGCGAGGTTGCCGCGCCGCGCGGCGGAACCGCTCAGCCGGGTGCGGTCGGACGCGGAGTCGGGCACCGAGACCCGGGTGCGCTGGTGGCTGGAGGAGAGCCGTCACAGGGTGCGGGCACAGGTGCGCATCCCCGCTGTGGGGCGCGTCGACATCCTGGTCGGGGAGCGCCTGGTGATCGAGTGCGACAGCGTGGCCCACCACACCGGGCTCGACACCTACGCTGCGGACCGACGACGCGATCTCGAGCTCCGCCGACGGGGCTACCTCGTCATCCGGCTCACCTGGGAGCAGGTGTTCCTCGACTGGCCGGCGACCCAGAGGGCGCTGAGCGAGGTCCTCCGGCGTGGGGACCACCGCACGCGCGTGCTCATGTGA